Proteins from a genomic interval of Luteibacter pinisoli:
- the feoB gene encoding ferrous iron transport protein B, with protein MSPSTMRIALVGNPNCGKTALFNQLTGGRQKVANYAGVTVERKEGRFTAPSGRVLHILDLPGAYSFDATSPDEAITRDVCQGRYPGEAAPDLIVCVADATNLRLHLRFVLEVRRLGRPVVLALNMMDAARRRGMVIDTQKLSQRLGVPVVETVAVQRGGARLLIERIDQAVPAIVPSAIDDASVEQLHAEVRSILAETVSLSRDTAAVDDAIDRWALHPVFGLAILAALMFMIFQAVFSWAQPVMDAIQAGIAALGTWTTSFLPPDSALHSLLNDGVFAGLGAVLVFLPQILILFLFILVLEESGYLPRAAFLLDRMMFRVGLTGRAFIPLLSSFACAIPGIMATRSISDPRDRLTTIMVAPLMTCSARLPVYTLLIAAFIPNHSVGIFNLQGIVLFVLYFAGIFSALGVAFVMKRFRKDRSEHALIMELPSYRLPHVRDIALGLWERALIFLKRVGGIITALTVLLWFLSSFPGAPEGATQPAIDYSLAGMLGRGLQYVFAPIGFNWQICIALVPGLAAREVAVAALGTVYAMSGSDDAVASQLGPVIAHSWSLATALSLLAWYVFAPQCMSTLAVIRRETNSWRNVAVAAGYLFGLAYLASLATYQIARALS; from the coding sequence ATGAGTCCCTCGACGATGCGTATTGCCCTGGTGGGCAACCCCAACTGCGGCAAGACGGCGCTGTTCAACCAGCTCACCGGCGGCCGCCAGAAGGTGGCCAACTACGCCGGCGTCACCGTGGAGCGCAAGGAAGGCCGCTTCACCGCGCCGTCCGGCCGCGTGCTGCATATCCTCGATCTGCCCGGCGCGTACAGCTTCGATGCCACCAGCCCGGACGAGGCGATCACCCGCGACGTGTGCCAGGGCCGTTACCCCGGTGAAGCCGCGCCGGACCTGATCGTCTGCGTGGCCGATGCCACCAACCTGCGCCTGCACCTGCGCTTCGTCCTCGAAGTGCGCCGCCTTGGCCGCCCGGTGGTGCTCGCACTGAACATGATGGATGCCGCGCGTCGCCGCGGCATGGTCATCGATACCCAGAAGCTCTCGCAGCGCCTCGGCGTGCCGGTGGTGGAAACCGTCGCCGTGCAGCGCGGTGGCGCCAGATTGCTGATCGAACGCATCGACCAGGCCGTCCCCGCGATCGTGCCCTCGGCCATCGACGACGCCAGCGTGGAGCAGTTGCACGCCGAAGTGCGTTCGATCCTGGCCGAGACGGTATCGCTCTCGCGCGATACCGCGGCCGTGGACGATGCGATCGACCGCTGGGCGCTGCATCCCGTGTTCGGCCTGGCGATCCTCGCCGCGCTGATGTTCATGATCTTCCAGGCGGTGTTCTCCTGGGCGCAGCCGGTGATGGACGCCATCCAGGCCGGCATCGCCGCGCTTGGCACGTGGACCACCAGCTTCCTGCCCCCGGACAGCGCGCTGCACAGCCTGCTCAACGATGGCGTGTTCGCCGGCCTGGGCGCGGTGCTGGTGTTCCTGCCGCAGATCCTGATCCTGTTCCTGTTTATCCTGGTGCTGGAGGAATCCGGTTACCTGCCGCGCGCCGCGTTCCTGCTGGATCGCATGATGTTCCGCGTGGGCCTCACTGGCCGCGCGTTCATCCCGCTGCTCTCCAGCTTCGCCTGCGCCATTCCCGGCATCATGGCCACGCGCAGCATCTCCGATCCGCGCGACCGCCTGACGACGATCATGGTGGCACCGCTGATGACGTGCTCGGCGCGCCTGCCGGTGTATACGCTGCTGATCGCCGCGTTCATCCCGAACCATTCGGTAGGCATCTTCAACCTGCAGGGCATCGTGCTGTTCGTGCTGTACTTCGCCGGTATCTTCAGCGCGCTGGGCGTGGCCTTCGTGATGAAGCGCTTTCGCAAGGATCGCAGCGAGCACGCACTGATCATGGAACTGCCCTCGTACCGCTTGCCGCACGTGCGCGATATCGCGCTGGGCCTGTGGGAACGCGCGCTGATCTTCCTCAAGCGCGTGGGCGGCATCATCACCGCGCTCACCGTGCTGCTGTGGTTCCTGTCGAGCTTCCCGGGGGCACCGGAGGGCGCGACCCAGCCGGCGATCGATTACAGCCTGGCCGGCATGCTGGGCCGTGGCCTGCAGTACGTGTTCGCGCCCATCGGCTTCAACTGGCAGATCTGCATCGCGCTGGTGCCGGGCCTGGCCGCGCGCGAAGTGGCCGTGGCCGCGCTGGGTACCGTCTATGCGATGTCGGGCAGCGATGACGCCGTGGCCTCGCAGCTGGGCCCGGTGATCGCGCATTCGTGGTCGCTTGCCACCGCGCTGTCGCTGCTGGCGTGGTACGTGTTCGCGCCGCAGTGCATGTCGACGCTGGCGGTGATCCGCCGCGAAACCAATTCCTGGCGTAACGTCGCGGTGGCGGCCGGCTATCTGTTTGGCCTGGCTTACCTGGCGTCGCTGGCGACGTATCAGATCGCGAGGGCGCTCTCATGA
- a CDS encoding aldo/keto reductase has product MTHSVPLLTLNDGHKAPQLGYGVFQIPNDDTSRAVQEALKAGYRSIDTAAIYKNEEGVGQGIERSGVARAGLFLTSKLWNSEQGFDSTLRAFDTSVKKLGTDYLDMYLIHWPTPKNDRYVDTWKAFIRLREEGRIRSIGVSNFQPDHLERIVKETGVAPVVNQIELHPDFAQNDVVAANRAHQVITEAWSPLGQGGDLLKNETLVTLGKKYSKSPAQVVLRWHVQLGHMVIPKSVTPERIRSNIDVFDFELSADDMAAIAKLDSGKRMGPNPDELN; this is encoded by the coding sequence ATGACGCATTCCGTCCCGCTGCTCACCCTCAACGATGGGCACAAGGCACCGCAGCTCGGCTACGGTGTTTTCCAGATCCCGAACGACGACACCTCGCGCGCCGTGCAGGAAGCGCTGAAGGCCGGCTACCGGTCGATCGATACCGCCGCGATCTACAAGAACGAAGAAGGCGTGGGCCAGGGCATCGAGCGCTCCGGCGTCGCCCGTGCCGGCCTCTTCCTGACCAGCAAGCTGTGGAATTCGGAGCAGGGCTTCGACAGCACGCTGCGCGCGTTCGATACCAGCGTGAAGAAGCTCGGCACCGACTACCTGGACATGTACCTGATCCACTGGCCGACGCCGAAGAACGATCGTTACGTGGATACGTGGAAGGCGTTCATTCGCCTGCGCGAGGAAGGCCGCATCCGCTCCATCGGCGTCAGCAACTTCCAGCCGGACCACCTGGAACGCATCGTCAAGGAAACCGGCGTGGCACCGGTGGTGAACCAGATCGAACTTCATCCGGACTTTGCGCAGAACGACGTGGTCGCGGCAAATCGCGCACACCAGGTGATTACCGAAGCCTGGAGCCCGCTGGGGCAGGGCGGCGACCTGCTGAAGAACGAGACGCTGGTGACGCTGGGCAAGAAATACAGCAAGTCGCCTGCGCAAGTGGTGCTGCGCTGGCACGTGCAGCTCGGCCACATGGTGATTCCGAAATCGGTGACCCCGGAGCGCATCCGTTCAAACATCGATGTATTCGATTTTGAACTGAGCGCCGACGACATGGCCGCCATCGCGAAGCTCGACAGCGGCAAGCGCATGGGTCCGAATCCGGACGAGCTGAACTAA
- a CDS encoding DUF6587 family protein has product MSTFQLVEGVVIGLIVLVSAYVAFRKLLPKTSTRVMASVSASLNHEGRPGVVRAVGRKLQPASASGSCGDGCGSCNSCGPAPASPADAQPLTFKSRH; this is encoded by the coding sequence ATGAGCACGTTCCAGCTGGTGGAGGGCGTGGTGATCGGCCTGATCGTGCTGGTCAGCGCCTATGTCGCGTTCCGCAAGCTGCTGCCGAAGACCTCGACGCGGGTGATGGCGAGCGTCTCGGCCAGCCTGAACCACGAAGGCCGCCCCGGCGTGGTGCGCGCGGTGGGCAGGAAACTGCAGCCGGCCAGCGCGAGCGGCAGCTGCGGCGACGGCTGCGGTTCGTGCAATAGCTGCGGCCCGGCACCGGCCAGCCCGGCCGATGCACAGCCGCTCACCTTCAAGTCACGCCACTAG
- a CDS encoding peptidase C13 — MLLALIFAFAGADGFDARVQAAKALETTATGKPFQGRLWDHVGNAATDALKGCIASNAPADKRPFTLVAVLDAQGHPGDVAVRPATPVANCFAGQVAVWTLPAPPKAPTPYPIEIDVSMD; from the coding sequence ATGCTGCTTGCCCTGATCTTCGCCTTCGCCGGTGCCGATGGCTTTGACGCGCGCGTGCAGGCCGCCAAGGCGCTGGAAACCACCGCCACGGGCAAGCCATTCCAGGGGCGGCTTTGGGACCACGTGGGCAATGCCGCCACGGATGCGCTGAAGGGCTGCATCGCCAGCAACGCCCCAGCCGACAAGCGGCCCTTCACGCTCGTCGCCGTGCTCGATGCGCAGGGGCATCCTGGCGATGTCGCCGTGCGTCCCGCCACGCCGGTGGCCAACTGCTTCGCTGGCCAGGTCGCCGTGTGGACGTTGCCGGCGCCCCCGAAGGCGCCGACACCGTACCCCATCGAGATCGATGTCTCGATGGATTAG
- the ispG gene encoding flavodoxin-dependent (E)-4-hydroxy-3-methylbut-2-enyl-diphosphate synthase, producing the protein MTEDLTRPRPAEAESRRPSTGVHIDRVKVGGGAPIVVQSMTNTDTEDPVSTAKQVAELARAGSEMVRITVNTPAAAAAVPRIRERLDMMGVSVPLIGDFHYNGHQLLEGEPACAEALAKYRINPGNVGFGKKKDSQFASIIDMAIRYDKPVRIGANWGSLDQSMVATLMDENALRANPWDAGHVAREALIRSALDSAARAEDIGLARDRIILSCKVSGVQELIAVYRDLARRGDYALHLGLTEAGMGSKGITASAAALAVLLQEGIGDTIRISLTPEPGQSRTAEVIVAQELLQTMGLRAFTPLVTACPGCGRTTSEFFQELAQTVQGHVRERMPEWRVKYDGVENLTLAVMGCIVNGPGESRHANIGISLPGNGEAPAAPVFIDGEKAMTLRGDNIANEFVAILDNYVETHYSARHD; encoded by the coding sequence ATGACCGAAGACCTGACCCGTCCGCGCCCCGCGGAAGCCGAATCCCGCCGTCCCAGCACCGGTGTCCACATCGACCGCGTCAAGGTCGGCGGGGGCGCGCCAATCGTGGTGCAGTCCATGACCAATACGGACACGGAAGACCCGGTATCCACGGCCAAGCAGGTGGCCGAGCTGGCCCGCGCCGGTTCGGAGATGGTCCGCATCACGGTGAACACCCCGGCCGCCGCGGCCGCCGTGCCGCGCATCCGCGAGCGCCTGGACATGATGGGCGTCTCGGTGCCGCTCATCGGCGATTTCCATTACAACGGCCACCAGCTGCTGGAAGGCGAGCCGGCCTGCGCCGAAGCGCTGGCCAAGTACCGGATCAACCCCGGCAACGTGGGTTTCGGCAAGAAGAAGGACAGCCAGTTCGCCTCGATCATCGATATGGCGATCCGCTACGACAAGCCCGTGCGCATCGGCGCCAACTGGGGCTCGCTGGACCAGTCCATGGTCGCCACGCTGATGGACGAGAACGCCCTGCGTGCCAACCCGTGGGACGCGGGCCACGTGGCCCGCGAGGCGCTGATCCGCTCCGCCCTGGACTCCGCGGCACGCGCCGAGGACATCGGCCTGGCGCGCGACCGGATTATCCTGTCCTGCAAGGTCTCCGGCGTACAGGAATTGATCGCGGTGTACCGTGACCTCGCCCGTCGCGGCGATTACGCCCTGCACCTGGGCCTGACCGAGGCAGGCATGGGCTCGAAGGGCATCACCGCCTCCGCCGCCGCGCTGGCCGTGCTGCTGCAGGAAGGCATCGGCGACACCATCCGCATCTCGCTCACCCCGGAACCGGGCCAGTCGCGCACCGCGGAAGTCATCGTGGCGCAGGAACTGCTGCAGACCATGGGCCTGCGCGCGTTCACGCCGCTGGTCACCGCGTGCCCCGGCTGTGGCCGCACCACCAGCGAGTTCTTCCAGGAACTGGCGCAGACGGTGCAGGGCCATGTGCGCGAGCGCATGCCGGAATGGCGGGTGAAGTACGACGGGGTCGAAAACCTTACCCTGGCGGTGATGGGCTGCATCGTGAACGGCCCGGGTGAATCGCGCCACGCGAACATCGGCATCTCCCTGCCGGGCAACGGCGAGGCACCGGCCGCCCCGGTGTTCATCGACGGTGAAAAGGCCATGACCCTGCGTGGCGACAACATCGCCAACGAGTTCGTCGCCATCCTCGATAACTACGTCGAAACGCATTATTCAGCGCGCCACGACTAG
- a CDS encoding phospholipase D-like domain-containing protein: MNATRSHAFSTRQFAEQALSRSAGAPLIAGNAVELLIDAQAHFDAWLNAIAGAKRHVFLENYIIRNDRIGQAFRDALVERARAGVFVAVIADWAGCLGQSRSSFWNPLREAGGEVRIYNPPRLGSSFGWISRDHRKVLVVDGETGFLSGVCISEKWLGNPAKDVPPWRDTGVMLHGPAVAEIEQAFADSWQDAGAPLPEHARLASGDAVGQAGDVNLRVIATQPSTAGMYRLDQMVAAMATKTLWLTDAYFVGVAPYVQALSAAARDGVDVRLLVPGTSDIPMVAGMSRSGYRPLLKAGIRVFEWNGSMLHAKTAVADRRWARVGSSNLNIASWLSNREIDVAIEDAPFAQKLADQYEADLENATEILLRGRRTRSGNERMRSRSPRPPRPRHGGGSSSRAAAGALRIANTVGAAMSHHRVLGDTETGSVLAGAVAAIVLTVVAVLWPAVIAWPLALVGAWFAVNLSVNWWTLRRQRTQKPNEDPAASEGI, encoded by the coding sequence ATGAATGCCACTCGCAGCCACGCCTTCTCCACCCGCCAGTTCGCTGAACAGGCCCTCAGCCGCAGCGCCGGGGCGCCACTTATCGCGGGCAACGCCGTCGAACTGCTGATCGACGCCCAGGCCCACTTCGACGCCTGGCTGAACGCCATTGCCGGCGCGAAGCGCCACGTGTTCCTAGAGAACTACATCATCCGCAACGACCGGATTGGCCAGGCCTTCCGCGACGCGCTGGTGGAGCGGGCCCGCGCGGGCGTGTTCGTGGCCGTCATCGCCGACTGGGCCGGCTGCCTCGGCCAGTCGCGCTCCAGCTTCTGGAATCCGCTGCGCGAGGCCGGCGGCGAAGTGCGCATCTACAACCCGCCGCGGCTGGGCAGCTCGTTTGGCTGGATCAGCCGCGACCACCGCAAGGTGCTGGTGGTGGACGGCGAGACCGGCTTCCTGTCAGGCGTGTGCATCAGCGAGAAGTGGCTGGGGAATCCGGCGAAGGACGTCCCGCCCTGGCGCGATACAGGCGTGATGCTGCATGGCCCGGCGGTGGCCGAGATCGAACAGGCCTTTGCCGACAGCTGGCAGGACGCCGGCGCGCCGCTCCCCGAGCATGCCCGCCTCGCCTCTGGCGACGCCGTCGGCCAGGCCGGCGACGTCAATCTCCGGGTCATCGCTACCCAGCCCAGCACGGCCGGCATGTACCGCCTGGACCAGATGGTCGCCGCCATGGCGACGAAGACCCTGTGGCTGACCGATGCGTACTTCGTCGGCGTGGCGCCTTACGTGCAGGCCCTCTCGGCCGCGGCACGCGACGGCGTCGACGTGCGCCTGCTGGTTCCAGGTACCAGCGACATCCCGATGGTGGCCGGCATGTCCCGCTCGGGCTACCGCCCGCTGCTGAAGGCCGGCATCCGCGTGTTCGAGTGGAACGGCTCCATGTTGCACGCGAAGACCGCGGTGGCCGACCGCCGCTGGGCACGCGTGGGCTCGTCCAACCTCAACATTGCCAGCTGGCTGAGCAACCGCGAGATCGATGTCGCCATTGAAGACGCGCCGTTCGCGCAGAAGCTGGCGGACCAGTACGAGGCCGATCTGGAAAACGCCACGGAAATCCTGTTGCGCGGGCGTCGCACCCGGTCAGGCAACGAGCGCATGCGCAGCCGTTCACCGCGCCCGCCGCGGCCGCGGCATGGCGGCGGCAGCTCCAGCCGTGCGGCGGCCGGCGCGTTGCGTATTGCGAATACCGTGGGTGCGGCCATGTCGCACCACCGCGTGCTGGGCGATACCGAAACCGGGTCGGTGCTCGCGGGCGCCGTGGCCGCCATCGTGCTGACGGTGGTCGCCGTGCTCTGGCCCGCGGTGATCGCATGGCCACTTGCACTGGTTGGCGCGTGGTTCGCGGTAAACCTCAGCGTGAACTGGTGGACACTCCGCCGCCAGCGCACGCAGAAGCCCAACGAGGATCCCGCCGCGTCCGAAGGGATCTAG